One genomic region from Polynucleobacter sp. MWH-P3-07-1 encodes:
- the aroA gene encoding 3-phosphoshikimate 1-carboxyvinyltransferase: MPSITIGPLTRAQGEVVLPGSKSISNRALLLAALSTGKTTLKNLLDADDTQVMRNALRKLGISVTDQPNQVCVIEGCGGHFPVRDADLFMGNAGTAIRPLTAALAMQGGNYRLSGVARMHERPIRDLVDGLRQVDTEIAYEQQEGYPPIQISAATIQIRDVVKIRGDVSSQFLTALLMALPLVAREPIRIEVIGDLISRPYIDITLKLMARFGVKVTCPDAQTFLIPAKTSAHVYSSPGELLVEGDASSASYFLALGAIGAGPVKVLGVGSNSIQGDVAFADALVKMGAKITATDESIEVAGVSNASGKLKGITLDCTEIPDAAMTLAVAALFAEGQTRLNNIASWRVKETDRIAAMATELRKLGAIVEEGADYITVEAPAKPTDWKSPAAGIDTYDDHRMAMCFSLAAFGPNTLKINDPDCVAKTFPTYFAEFAKIVS; this comes from the coding sequence GTGCCAAGCATCACAATCGGCCCATTGACCCGAGCCCAAGGCGAAGTGGTTCTGCCCGGCTCAAAGAGCATTTCAAATCGAGCCCTACTGTTAGCAGCTCTTTCTACAGGTAAAACCACGCTCAAGAATTTGCTTGATGCGGATGACACTCAAGTCATGCGCAACGCTTTGCGTAAGTTGGGCATATCCGTTACTGACCAACCCAATCAAGTTTGTGTGATTGAAGGCTGTGGCGGACATTTCCCGGTCAGGGATGCAGACTTATTTATGGGAAATGCTGGTACCGCCATTCGCCCCCTCACTGCGGCCCTCGCGATGCAAGGTGGCAATTACCGATTATCTGGCGTGGCTCGCATGCATGAGCGGCCGATTCGAGACTTGGTTGATGGCCTTCGTCAAGTCGATACAGAAATTGCTTATGAGCAACAAGAAGGCTACCCACCGATTCAAATTAGTGCGGCGACGATTCAGATTAGAGATGTTGTGAAGATTCGAGGTGATGTGTCTAGCCAGTTTTTAACTGCGCTATTGATGGCATTGCCTCTGGTAGCAAGAGAGCCGATTCGAATCGAAGTAATCGGAGATCTGATTTCACGGCCTTATATCGACATCACACTCAAGCTGATGGCGCGTTTTGGCGTCAAAGTGACTTGCCCCGATGCACAAACCTTTTTAATTCCTGCAAAAACAAGTGCGCATGTGTATTCCAGTCCAGGCGAATTATTGGTTGAAGGTGATGCTTCATCTGCCTCTTATTTCTTAGCGCTTGGTGCCATTGGTGCTGGCCCCGTGAAAGTCTTGGGTGTAGGATCCAATAGTATTCAGGGCGATGTGGCTTTTGCGGATGCCCTAGTAAAGATGGGCGCCAAGATTACTGCAACAGATGAATCGATCGAAGTTGCTGGGGTCAGTAATGCAAGCGGTAAGCTCAAAGGGATCACTCTAGATTGCACTGAGATTCCCGATGCAGCCATGACCTTAGCAGTGGCTGCTTTATTTGCTGAAGGTCAAACGCGTCTGAATAATATTGCCAGTTGGCGCGTTAAGGAAACCGATCGTATTGCAGCAATGGCAACCGAATTGCGTAAGCTTGGTGCTATTGTGGAGGAGGGTGCAGATTACATTACGGTAGAGGCACCTGCCAAACCGACCGATTGGAAATCTCCTGCAGCAGGAATTGATACTTATGACGATCACCGGATGGCAATGTGTTTTTCACTTGCGGCTTTTGGCCCCAATACCCTCAAGATCAATGACCCTGATTGCGTGGCAAAAACTTTCCCTACTTACTTTGCTGAATTTGCCAAGATTGTTTCCTAG
- the rpsA gene encoding 30S ribosomal protein S1, giving the protein MSESFAELFEESLTRSNMKTGQVISAEVLRIDHNFVVVNAGLKSEAFIPVEEFHNDAGEIEVSPGDFVSVAIDALENGYGDTILSRDKAKRLASWMNLEKALEQAEIVTGTVTGKVKGGLTVMVNGIRAFLPGSLVDTRPIKDTSPYEGKTMEFKVIKLDRKRNNVVLSRRAVVEASQGKERAELMSNLKEGAVVTGLVKNITDYGAFVDLGGIDGLLHITDLAWRRVRHPSEMLTVGQEVTAKILKFDQEKNRVSLGVKQLGDDPWVGIARRYPPNTRLFGKVTNLTDYGAFVEIESGIEGLVHVSEMDWTNKNVAPSKATALGTEVEVMVLDIDEDKRRISLGIKQCKANPWEEFSRAHQKGDKLSGAIKSITDFGVFIGLPGGIDGLVHLSDISWNEPGEEAVKKYKKGDEVEATVLAIDVEKERISLGIKQLSGDPFNNYTSVSDKGSLVTGTVKAVDAKGATIHLADEVEAYLRASEISTDRVEDARNVLKEGDSVTAMIINIDRKSRVINLSIKAKDSSDQQDAMSKLQGDAQSGTTNLGALLKAKMDNQG; this is encoded by the coding sequence ATGTCTGAATCATTTGCAGAACTATTTGAAGAATCATTAACCCGATCGAATATGAAGACCGGCCAAGTTATTTCGGCTGAAGTCCTCCGCATCGACCATAACTTCGTTGTTGTTAACGCTGGTTTGAAGTCTGAAGCGTTTATTCCTGTTGAAGAATTCCATAACGACGCTGGCGAAATTGAAGTAAGCCCTGGCGACTTCGTTTCTGTTGCGATCGATGCCCTTGAAAACGGCTACGGCGACACCATCCTCTCACGCGATAAAGCAAAACGCTTAGCGTCTTGGATGAATCTAGAGAAAGCACTCGAGCAAGCTGAGATTGTTACTGGTACTGTTACCGGTAAGGTCAAGGGTGGCTTGACGGTGATGGTGAACGGTATCCGCGCATTCTTGCCTGGCTCACTCGTTGACACTCGTCCCATTAAAGACACCAGCCCTTATGAGGGCAAAACCATGGAGTTCAAGGTTATCAAGTTGGACCGTAAGCGTAACAACGTCGTGTTGTCACGTCGTGCGGTTGTTGAAGCCAGCCAAGGTAAAGAGCGTGCTGAGTTGATGTCTAACCTCAAAGAAGGCGCGGTAGTGACTGGCCTGGTTAAGAACATTACTGACTACGGCGCATTCGTTGACCTCGGCGGTATCGATGGCTTGCTCCACATTACCGATTTGGCATGGCGTCGTGTGCGTCACCCAAGCGAGATGTTGACTGTTGGTCAAGAAGTGACCGCTAAGATTTTGAAGTTCGATCAAGAGAAGAATCGTGTGTCTCTTGGTGTGAAACAGCTTGGCGATGATCCATGGGTAGGTATCGCTCGTCGTTATCCACCAAACACCCGTTTATTCGGCAAGGTAACCAACTTGACTGACTACGGCGCATTCGTTGAAATCGAATCTGGTATCGAAGGTTTGGTACACGTTTCTGAAATGGACTGGACCAATAAGAACGTCGCTCCAAGTAAAGCAACTGCCTTGGGTACTGAGGTTGAAGTCATGGTCTTGGATATTGATGAAGACAAGCGTCGTATCAGCTTAGGCATCAAGCAGTGCAAAGCCAATCCATGGGAAGAGTTCTCACGCGCCCATCAAAAGGGTGACAAGTTAAGTGGTGCAATCAAGTCAATTACTGACTTTGGTGTATTCATTGGCTTGCCTGGCGGCATCGATGGTTTGGTTCATCTTTCGGATATTTCTTGGAATGAGCCTGGCGAAGAAGCTGTTAAGAAATACAAAAAAGGTGATGAAGTTGAAGCCACCGTATTGGCCATTGATGTTGAGAAAGAGCGTATCTCTCTCGGTATCAAGCAATTGTCTGGTGACCCATTCAACAACTACACATCCGTTAGCGACAAGGGTAGTCTTGTTACTGGCACTGTGAAGGCTGTTGATGCTAAAGGCGCAACCATTCATTTGGCTGATGAAGTCGAAGCGTATTTACGTGCCTCAGAAATCTCAACCGATCGCGTTGAAGATGCACGCAATGTATTGAAAGAAGGCGATAGCGTGACTGCCATGATCATTAATATTGATCGTAAGTCTCGCGTAATCAATCTTTCGATTAAGGCAAAAGATAGCTCCGATCAACAGGACGCAATGAGCAAACTCCAAGGTGATGCGCAGTCTGGCACAACCAACTTGGGTGCTTTGCTTAAAGCAAAAATGGACAATCAAGGCTAA
- the lapB gene encoding lipopolysaccharide assembly protein LapB, with the protein MIHIATAWLLLIPILFGLGWMAARWDLRLEHRMDELERLRQQRSTFKGLSLLLNEQPDQAIETLVKIAQLDPETIELHFSLGNLFRRRGETERAIRVHQHLANRDDLKPRDRDHAAYELGRDFLRAGLLDRAEASLNRVGEGKYAAPAKESLLEMYQVERDWQKAIIAAQELESLQGKSHQTEIAQFHCELGQEALRRQDLTGAEQSIARALQAVPNHARALILQGDYFMAMDRPAQAIETWGAIAKLHPAYMHLLADRWMLAHASLDKAEEGLDRLVELLKTQASGELLDIVHKHLTQLRGPHIAEAMLVEVMQSSPSLSALSKLAETRLALAESNGSDDKIAEIKAILGLLKQRTTSLARYTCGNCGFRARRFYWQCPGCNHWEAYSPRRSEGVAPSGPSM; encoded by the coding sequence ATGATTCATATCGCAACTGCTTGGCTATTGTTGATTCCCATCCTATTCGGATTGGGCTGGATGGCCGCACGCTGGGATCTTCGGCTTGAGCATCGAATGGATGAGCTGGAGCGTTTGCGCCAACAGCGTTCTACCTTTAAGGGCTTGAGCCTATTACTGAACGAGCAACCTGATCAGGCGATTGAAACCCTAGTCAAAATTGCGCAGCTTGATCCTGAAACGATTGAACTGCATTTTTCTTTGGGTAATTTATTTCGCCGTCGTGGTGAAACTGAGCGTGCGATTCGGGTTCATCAGCATTTAGCTAATCGAGATGATTTAAAGCCCCGTGATCGCGATCATGCGGCTTATGAGCTAGGTAGAGACTTTCTGCGCGCGGGATTATTAGATCGAGCTGAAGCATCCTTAAATCGGGTTGGAGAAGGTAAGTACGCTGCACCAGCAAAAGAAAGCTTGCTGGAGATGTATCAAGTTGAGCGCGATTGGCAAAAAGCGATCATTGCCGCACAAGAGCTGGAGTCGCTCCAGGGTAAATCACATCAAACTGAAATCGCCCAGTTTCATTGCGAGTTAGGGCAAGAAGCACTGCGTCGCCAAGATTTAACTGGGGCAGAGCAATCTATAGCCCGTGCACTTCAAGCAGTCCCCAATCATGCGCGCGCCCTCATTTTGCAGGGCGACTACTTTATGGCGATGGATCGCCCCGCTCAAGCGATTGAAACTTGGGGCGCCATTGCAAAGCTACATCCTGCTTACATGCACTTGCTGGCAGATCGTTGGATGCTCGCTCATGCCAGTCTGGATAAAGCAGAAGAGGGCTTGGATCGTTTGGTTGAGTTACTCAAAACTCAAGCCTCTGGCGAGCTGCTGGATATTGTTCATAAGCACCTTACCCAGTTAAGAGGGCCTCATATTGCTGAAGCCATGCTGGTTGAAGTAATGCAAAGTTCACCCAGTTTGAGTGCCTTATCCAAGCTTGCCGAAACCCGCTTGGCTTTAGCTGAAAGCAATGGCTCAGACGATAAGATCGCCGAGATTAAGGCGATTCTGGGTCTTTTAAAGCAACGTACAACTAGTCTGGCACGTTATACCTGTGGTAATTGCGGCTTTAGAGCCCGTCGTTTTTACTGGCAGTGCCCTGGGTGCAATCATTGGGAGGCGTATTCTCCCAGAAGAAGCGAAGGGGTCGCTCCTAGTGGCCCATCAATGTGA
- the cmk gene encoding (d)CMP kinase produces the protein MNLPPVIAIDGPTASGKGTVASLVAQELGFHYLDSGALYRLVALASEKQGIDVNNGPALGQLAEKLQISFKDGEIFLGGEDVTQAIRTEANGLRASKVATQPAVRGALVGLQRSFRQKPGLVADGRDMASIIFPDAKLKVFLTASASARAERRYKQLIAKGISARLEDLLQDLQERDARDSSRGTAPLVIAEGAQVLETSNLSIDQAVQTVLAWYQSASA, from the coding sequence ATGAATTTGCCCCCTGTTATCGCCATCGATGGACCCACAGCCTCTGGTAAAGGGACGGTTGCATCTTTGGTAGCTCAGGAGTTGGGCTTTCATTATTTGGATAGTGGCGCCCTATATCGTCTAGTTGCACTGGCCAGTGAAAAGCAGGGCATTGATGTCAATAATGGCCCTGCATTGGGTCAATTGGCAGAAAAACTTCAAATTAGCTTTAAAGACGGAGAAATTTTCCTGGGTGGCGAGGACGTTACTCAAGCGATCCGGACCGAGGCTAATGGGCTACGAGCTTCAAAGGTAGCTACTCAGCCAGCGGTTCGGGGTGCTTTAGTGGGTCTTCAGCGTAGTTTTCGTCAAAAACCAGGTTTAGTCGCAGACGGCCGGGATATGGCCAGCATCATCTTTCCAGACGCTAAATTGAAGGTTTTTCTTACAGCTAGCGCCTCGGCTAGAGCCGAGCGACGGTATAAGCAATTGATAGCTAAGGGAATTTCTGCTAGACTAGAGGACTTGTTGCAAGATTTACAAGAGCGCGATGCTAGAGACAGTAGTCGAGGCACAGCCCCTTTAGTGATTGCAGAAGGTGCGCAGGTGCTTGAAACATCCAATTTATCGATCGATCAAGCAGTTCAAACGGTGTTGGCTTGGTATCAATCGGCATCCGCGTAA